The following coding sequences are from one Saprospiraceae bacterium window:
- a CDS encoding macro domain-containing protein translates to MLKYVEGDIMMSKADAIAHGVAPMDHFDTGLALGLRENFPSMYKDFRHYCQTFHPKAGDVWLWQGAEKNKIFNLLTQEPAQGNSGHPGRASTINVRHCLKNLVKEIQKEDIQSLAIPRLATGVGGLDWEDIRSLIEEYLEPLHIPVYVYHVYRKGVKAAES, encoded by the coding sequence ATGTTAAAATACGTTGAAGGTGATATTATGATGAGTAAAGCGGATGCCATAGCACATGGAGTGGCGCCAATGGATCATTTTGACACAGGCCTGGCACTTGGTCTAAGGGAGAATTTCCCTTCTATGTATAAAGATTTCAGACATTATTGTCAAACTTTCCATCCCAAAGCCGGGGATGTTTGGTTATGGCAGGGAGCCGAAAAAAATAAAATTTTCAATTTGCTGACACAAGAACCTGCTCAGGGCAATTCCGGCCATCCTGGACGGGCCTCTACGATTAATGTGAGGCATTGCCTTAAAAACCTGGTGAAAGAGATCCAAAAAGAAGACATCCAAAGTTTGGCCATTCCAAGATTAGCTACGGGCGTGGGCGGTTTGGATTGGGAAGATATACGCAGTTTAATTGAGGAATATCTCGAACCTCTCCATATTCCGGTATATGTATACCATGTATATCGCAAAGGGGTCAAAGCTGCAGAATCCTAG
- a CDS encoding redoxin domain-containing protein, translating into MCNSLLAQSDSCHIKFHIKGLQEGKVKFIAVFADQNYILDSSLVDASGKFELKSKRTIPSGYFYAILPDYSNFHFMIGDQPFFSMNADKSDMVATMQIENSADNEMLYENFKMQLRHDEDTKALQELKNAVGTPPEILQKVDSLLEAMQKERKMQLQVFQKKYPDALYTKFKQAGQNPELVDVRLPNGEVDRERQLELFRQMFWDHVDFNDERLLRTPVLANKLKRFIMELTPQHPDSIIRQADFIIKKSLVNKEMFKFVSNWIALKFQPTQTKVMDGEAVFVHILEKYFDTKEKAFWASDKDLADFKKKVFEMKSSLLNRKGPDVVSTDFYGNTRSIYEIKEDFVIVFMYDPDCDHCQKEMPLLREFYKTWKPKGVEVFAIVLNATDDEWRNFINKNGVQDWINVHDPSNKSIYAKYYVDITPELYVLNKDRKIIGKNLKVEQVPFIIEQELKRIGKN; encoded by the coding sequence TTGTGCAATTCATTATTAGCCCAAAGTGATAGCTGCCACATCAAGTTTCACATCAAGGGTCTTCAGGAAGGGAAAGTAAAATTTATTGCCGTCTTTGCCGATCAGAATTATATTCTTGATTCAAGCTTAGTGGATGCATCCGGAAAATTTGAACTCAAAAGTAAAAGGACAATTCCCAGTGGATATTTTTATGCAATCCTGCCTGATTACAGCAATTTTCATTTTATGATCGGTGATCAACCGTTTTTTAGCATGAATGCCGATAAATCAGATATGGTTGCAACGATGCAGATCGAAAATTCAGCTGACAATGAAATGCTTTACGAAAATTTTAAAATGCAATTAAGGCATGATGAAGACACCAAAGCACTTCAGGAACTTAAAAATGCAGTTGGGACTCCGCCTGAAATTTTGCAAAAAGTAGATAGTCTGCTGGAAGCCATGCAGAAGGAACGTAAGATGCAGCTTCAAGTCTTCCAGAAAAAATATCCTGATGCCTTGTACACAAAATTCAAACAAGCTGGACAAAATCCTGAACTTGTAGATGTGCGACTGCCCAATGGTGAAGTCGACCGCGAACGCCAATTGGAATTATTTAGACAAATGTTTTGGGACCATGTCGATTTTAATGATGAACGTTTGTTAAGAACGCCGGTTTTAGCCAACAAATTGAAGCGATTTATCATGGAATTGACACCTCAGCATCCGGACTCTATTATCAGGCAGGCAGATTTCATCATTAAAAAATCTTTGGTCAACAAAGAGATGTTCAAATTTGTAAGTAACTGGATTGCTTTAAAATTTCAACCCACCCAAACCAAGGTAATGGATGGAGAAGCAGTCTTTGTACATATCCTTGAAAAATATTTTGATACTAAAGAAAAAGCTTTTTGGGCATCCGACAAAGACCTTGCAGATTTTAAAAAGAAAGTCTTTGAAATGAAGTCTAGTTTACTGAATCGCAAAGGCCCTGATGTGGTGTCTACTGATTTCTATGGGAATACCCGTTCCATTTATGAAATTAAAGAAGATTTTGTGATCGTCTTTATGTATGATCCCGATTGCGACCATTGTCAAAAGGAAATGCCATTGCTCAGAGAATTTTATAAAACATGGAAGCCAAAAGGGGTAGAGGTCTTTGCTATTGTTCTGAATGCTACCGATGATGAATGGAGAAATTTTATCAATAAAAACGGCGTTCAGGATTGGATCAATGTACACGACCCAAGCAACAAAAGTATTTATGCAAAGTATTATGTCGATATAACTCCTGAATTATATGTGCTTAACAAGGATCGAAAAATCATTGGCAAAAACCTGAAAGTCGAGCAAGTGCCTTTTATTATTGAGCAGGAGTTGAAGCGGATCGGAAAGAATTAA
- a CDS encoding DUF456 domain-containing protein — MFLDIILISFGFIALLVGLAGSILPLPGPPLSLLGMFLIHWSHKIDFGSHYLWCFSILTILITILDFVIPAIGQKKFGGSKMGVIGGMLGMFIGLAGGIVGMLIGTFLGGLIGELLVGNKGPQAFKASMGSFVGFLFGSLLKMVLCLAMLWVSIVAFF, encoded by the coding sequence ATGTTTCTGGATATCATACTGATCAGCTTTGGGTTTATTGCTTTGCTTGTGGGACTTGCCGGTTCAATTCTTCCTTTGCCGGGTCCCCCTTTAAGTCTACTAGGAATGTTTCTCATTCACTGGAGTCATAAAATTGATTTTGGAAGTCATTATTTATGGTGTTTCAGCATACTTACCATTTTGATTACAATTCTCGATTTTGTAATACCTGCCATCGGACAAAAAAAATTTGGTGGAAGTAAAATGGGAGTAATCGGCGGAATGCTTGGTATGTTTATAGGTTTGGCTGGTGGCATTGTGGGTATGTTAATAGGTACTTTTCTTGGTGGACTCATCGGTGAATTACTCGTTGGAAATAAAGGTCCGCAGGCATTTAAAGCTTCGATGGGTTCTTTCGTTGGATTTCTATTCGGCAGCCTCTTAAAAATGGTCTTGTGCCTAGCTATGTTGTGGGTATCTATTGTAGCTTTTTTTTGA
- the gcvH gene encoding glycine cleavage system protein GcvH, whose amino-acid sequence MNFPDQLKYTKEHEWILIEGNTATIGITEFAQSELGDIVYVEVDTVGEEIAKDEIFGTVEAVKTTSDLFMPVTAKVLEFNPALDEKAGNDPTLINSDPYGAGWIIKVSISNPSELDDLLDATAYQQLTGH is encoded by the coding sequence ATGAACTTTCCAGACCAACTGAAATACACAAAAGAACACGAATGGATTCTCATTGAAGGCAATACCGCTACCATCGGAATCACTGAATTTGCTCAATCCGAACTTGGTGATATCGTTTATGTCGAAGTAGATACGGTAGGCGAAGAAATTGCCAAAGACGAAATCTTCGGTACCGTTGAAGCTGTAAAAACAACTTCCGACTTATTTATGCCCGTGACTGCCAAAGTGCTTGAATTTAATCCAGCATTAGATGAAAAAGCTGGTAACGATCCAACGCTTATTAATTCAGATCCTTATGGAGCGGGTTGGATTATTAAAGTGAGTATTTCCAATCCTTCTGAACTGGATGATCTCTTGGATGCTACTGCCTATCAGCAGCTCACAGGTCACTAA
- a CDS encoding GxxExxY protein has protein sequence MKYSTLTENEEFIGKSIVHAAYQIHKEIGPGLLEKVYELCMLHELMAQGFHVKRQAIIPIKYKGIHFDEGLRLDLLVNNAVIVEIKAMDTVNAVWEAQILSQLKLSELKLGYLINFNVVLIKNGIRRFRM, from the coding sequence ATGAAGTACAGCACCCTAACGGAAAATGAAGAGTTTATTGGAAAATCAATTGTACATGCAGCTTATCAAATTCATAAAGAAATTGGACCGGGTCTTCTGGAAAAAGTATACGAATTATGTATGTTGCATGAGTTGATGGCACAAGGCTTCCATGTAAAAAGGCAAGCGATAATTCCAATAAAATATAAGGGTATTCATTTTGATGAGGGTTTGAGATTGGACTTATTGGTTAATAATGCTGTAATTGTTGAAATCAAAGCAATGGATACTGTGAATGCAGTGTGGGAAGCCCAAATTTTAAGCCAATTAAAATTATCAGAATTAAAATTAGGCTATCTGATAAATTTTAATGTAGTACTTATAAAAAATGGAATACGCCGATTTAGAATGTAG
- the ftcD gene encoding glutamate formimidoyltransferase, which yields MKAQKIIECVPNFSEGRDPQIITALGECISKVQGVKLLHVDMGKSTNRMVITFAGQPEAVIEAAFQVIRLASEKIDMRNHKGEHPRMGATDVCPLIPVQGLDLEETVEYAKKLGERVGRELGIPVYLYEAAASATHRQNLANIRSGEYEGLEEKMKQPEWRPDYGPSTFNTLSGATVIGARDFLIAYNVNLNTASVKLANEVAFDVRENGRPLKDPQTGILLKDELGESLRTKGMCPSVKAIGWFIEEYGFAQVSMNLTNMLQTQLHEAFEACRKSAENYGLLVTGSELVGLLPKKALIDAGKYFLQKQKRSCGLSESEIIQVAVQSLGLNSIQVFHPKERIIEYMLDDQKNPLAESSLEKFAKETASESPAPGGGSVSAYTGTLGAALGAMVANLTAHKKGYEDQLEYFSEIAEKAQTKMSELLFLVDEDTRAFNGILEAFRLPKSSVDEKKLRKKAIKSANKYAIEVPYKTMKIAASCLDLIRQMAEKGNPNSISDAGVAALCIQTAVQGACLNVQINAMSLDDEEKKKFYLDKAEQLEQKTLKEVASILAYIRKTMNIPIQ from the coding sequence ATGAAAGCGCAGAAAATAATCGAATGTGTGCCAAATTTCAGCGAAGGCAGGGATCCACAGATCATAACAGCACTGGGTGAATGTATCTCGAAAGTACAAGGAGTTAAATTATTGCATGTGGATATGGGCAAATCTACAAACAGGATGGTCATTACATTTGCAGGCCAGCCCGAAGCAGTCATAGAAGCCGCTTTCCAGGTGATACGATTGGCCTCTGAAAAAATAGACATGCGAAATCACAAAGGTGAGCACCCAAGAATGGGAGCTACTGACGTGTGTCCCCTGATTCCCGTGCAGGGTCTTGATTTGGAAGAAACCGTCGAATATGCTAAAAAACTTGGGGAACGCGTTGGCCGCGAATTGGGCATTCCCGTTTATTTGTATGAAGCCGCAGCAAGTGCAACACATCGCCAAAATCTGGCCAATATCCGCAGCGGCGAATACGAGGGACTGGAAGAAAAAATGAAACAACCAGAATGGAGGCCTGACTATGGCCCATCCACATTTAATACACTTTCGGGTGCCACAGTGATCGGTGCCAGAGATTTTTTAATTGCCTATAATGTCAATCTCAATACTGCTTCCGTGAAATTGGCAAATGAAGTGGCCTTTGATGTTCGCGAGAACGGACGTCCTCTAAAAGATCCTCAAACCGGAATTTTACTCAAAGATGAACTTGGTGAATCCCTTCGCACTAAAGGCATGTGCCCTTCTGTTAAAGCTATCGGTTGGTTTATCGAAGAATATGGTTTTGCTCAGGTTTCTATGAATCTGACGAATATGTTGCAAACACAATTGCATGAAGCTTTTGAAGCATGCAGAAAATCTGCTGAAAATTATGGACTTTTGGTAACAGGATCAGAATTGGTGGGTTTATTGCCTAAAAAAGCTTTAATTGATGCAGGAAAATATTTTCTGCAAAAACAAAAAAGATCTTGTGGTTTGAGTGAATCCGAAATCATTCAAGTAGCTGTTCAATCTTTAGGATTAAATAGCATCCAAGTCTTTCATCCAAAAGAACGAATTATAGAATATATGTTAGACGATCAAAAAAATCCGCTAGCGGAAAGTTCCCTTGAAAAATTTGCAAAAGAAACGGCTTCTGAAAGCCCGGCACCGGGTGGTGGTTCAGTCTCTGCTTACACCGGCACGCTTGGTGCTGCTTTAGGAGCCATGGTCGCCAATCTGACGGCACATAAAAAAGGGTATGAGGATCAACTGGAATACTTTTCTGAAATAGCCGAAAAAGCCCAGACGAAAATGAGCGAGCTTTTATTTCTGGTGGATGAAGATACGCGAGCCTTCAACGGAATTCTCGAAGCGTTTCGTTTGCCAAAGTCAAGTGTGGATGAAAAAAAATTACGCAAAAAAGCCATTAAATCTGCCAATAAATATGCTATTGAAGTTCCCTATAAAACCATGAAGATAGCTGCATCATGCCTCGACCTCATCAGGCAAATGGCTGAAAAGGGAAATCCAAATTCAATCAGCGATGCAGGTGTTGCTGCGCTCTGCATCCAAACAGCTGTTCAGGGGGCTTGTCTGAATGTTCAAATCAATGCCATGTCGCTCGACGATGAAGAAAAAAAGAAATTCTATTTAGACAAAGCGGAACAGCTTGAACAAAAAACATTGAAAGAAGTGGCTTCGATTTTAGCTTATATCCGGAAGACTATGAACATTCCCATTCAATAA
- a CDS encoding outer membrane beta-barrel protein, with translation MKKLLALLLMLSTLHLNAQDQKPLESPTFDVVVQLSDDFKRLKESFGKGEIDAATYKSRGREILSQLSASSYEGYEKLTYEPVPTTPADATIDVSDPGMGMPSDTTPQDFEMPEMGSGRSPMGLLSGNKKRTSFKIRYGMYWNGLKQGTKNASISYPKFNTWSSYNWFGEFDILLNTRLGGSKSPFSIYYGIGWDNRCFVQKKDVQKLGVANGEATFTSPTEKVDRSKIELGFLRIPVGLQFKSKKFALNLGGYVGFNTSHSQTLEYTTADDEAAELQLDKDYDFTKTNYGLSASIGYKRVHIGVNYDLSTLFKNSNDYEFNAWRIGLLIF, from the coding sequence ATGAAAAAATTACTTGCTTTACTTTTAATGTTGTCTACACTACATTTAAATGCTCAAGATCAAAAGCCCCTGGAAAGCCCAACTTTTGATGTGGTTGTCCAATTATCAGATGATTTTAAAAGGCTTAAGGAGTCATTTGGTAAAGGAGAAATTGATGCGGCTACTTATAAATCTAGAGGAAGAGAAATCCTTAGCCAGTTAAGTGCTTCTTCTTATGAAGGATATGAAAAATTGACTTATGAACCTGTGCCGACAACTCCCGCAGATGCTACTATTGATGTTTCAGATCCTGGTATGGGAATGCCTTCAGACACCACTCCACAGGATTTTGAAATGCCGGAAATGGGTTCCGGTAGAAGTCCGATGGGTTTGCTTTCCGGTAACAAGAAAAGGACCTCGTTTAAAATCAGATACGGAATGTACTGGAATGGATTAAAACAAGGCACTAAAAATGCGTCAATTTCTTATCCCAAATTCAATACCTGGAGTTCATATAATTGGTTTGGCGAATTTGATATTTTATTGAATACGCGATTAGGTGGATCAAAAAGTCCTTTTAGTATTTATTATGGTATTGGTTGGGACAATCGTTGTTTTGTTCAGAAAAAGGATGTTCAGAAATTGGGAGTAGCAAATGGAGAAGCGACATTTACAAGTCCCACAGAAAAAGTGGACCGCTCTAAAATAGAATTGGGATTTTTGCGTATACCTGTGGGTCTTCAATTCAAGTCTAAGAAGTTTGCTTTGAATCTGGGTGGATATGTCGGTTTTAATACCTCTCATTCTCAAACATTAGAATACACTACTGCAGACGACGAAGCGGCTGAACTCCAATTAGACAAAGACTATGATTTCACGAAAACCAATTATGGTTTAAGTGCATCTATTGGTTATAAAAGAGTACACATCGGAGTTAATTACGATCTCAGTACTTTATTTAAGAATTCTAATGATTACGAATTCAATGCCTGGAGGATTGGCTTGCTGATATTCTAA
- a CDS encoding VanZ family protein: MILLQKPGHYRKLGYLLVMSIIVLSLSPSSSLPQFSWDRMFGIDKIFHFFFHGLASFCFLKSAEENAAFKIALAMFLFGFLIECLQKFLPGGRFFDVADLVANLTGILAAILLFKYSFQKFSGE; encoded by the coding sequence ATGATTTTGTTGCAGAAACCCGGTCACTATCGCAAACTGGGGTATTTGCTCGTTATGAGCATCATTGTATTGTCATTGTCACCGAGCAGCAGTTTACCGCAATTCAGTTGGGACCGCATGTTTGGTATTGATAAAATATTTCACTTTTTCTTTCACGGCCTGGCCAGCTTTTGTTTTTTAAAGTCAGCTGAAGAGAATGCAGCATTTAAAATAGCACTTGCCATGTTTCTCTTCGGTTTTCTAATAGAATGTTTGCAAAAATTCTTACCCGGAGGAAGATTTTTTGATGTGGCCGACCTCGTTGCTAACCTGACTGGAATTTTAGCAGCGATCCTGTTGTTTAAATATTCATTTCAAAAGTTTTCAGGCGAATAA
- a CDS encoding DUF2147 domain-containing protein — protein sequence MIVFVLWCSVLISSVQAEKWDSFKGLWRSFDAQTGLWVFTAEIYEKQGKLNARVIELPGNASLKYCGNCKPPMKNKPLLGMDIIWDLDFEDDRLEHGKILDPCTGSVYDCSLWIGKGGNLHVRGYFKLKAFGKTQIWQAIKSHE from the coding sequence ATGATCGTTTTTGTTCTTTGGTGTAGTGTCTTGATTTCCTCTGTACAAGCTGAAAAATGGGACTCTTTTAAGGGTTTGTGGCGTTCATTTGATGCACAGACCGGCTTATGGGTTTTTACCGCCGAAATCTATGAAAAGCAAGGCAAACTAAATGCAAGGGTTATCGAACTTCCGGGGAATGCAAGTTTGAAGTACTGCGGGAATTGTAAGCCGCCCATGAAAAACAAGCCACTTTTGGGCATGGATATTATATGGGATCTCGATTTTGAGGATGACCGCCTGGAGCATGGAAAGATTCTGGACCCCTGCACAGGAAGTGTTTATGATTGTAGCCTATGGATCGGCAAAGGTGGAAATTTGCATGTTAGGGGCTATTTTAAGCTCAAAGCATTTGGGAAAACCCAAATCTGGCAGGCTATAAAATCCCATGAGTGA
- a CDS encoding MFS transporter — translation MESHKQTSKMATNYGALSTLITVFFFWGFIASGNGVFIPFCKDYFQLDQFQSQLVDFAFYGAYYIGALSLFVYSNWKQNDLVSGWGYKKSIVFGLLFSLLGAIAMIISVEYGSKENGFTFFLISFFILALGFSLQQTAANPFAISLGDPSTGSHRVNLGGGINSFGTAIGPIIVALALFGATHYDDSALQNLSLNSVIGLYMGVGLLFLIAALLFAFSKKVPDGKGLSGFEPAPKAVWLLLSMTLGFIACFVPVFNSYKIEWSESELQGVEFNRMLWLIGALFILIAGLWASFRWSQKKHQGWGALQYPQLTLGMFAIFVYVGVEVTIQSNMGELLKSPEFGNMQTSAITPFISMFWGSLMIGRWTGAIPVFKLEARTKKIMMILVPILAFAVVQIVNRIAGKDMSPLNAYILCVAVLILAFFLAADKPALTLILFSSLAMVCMLIGLLFSGMISIYAFLSGGLFCSVMWPCIFSLSIAGLGKYESQGAAFLIMMILGGAIIPPLQGKLADLESIGIHQSYWLTVVCFAYLAFFGYIVKNLLKKQGIDYDGQIDARP, via the coding sequence ATGGAATCTCACAAACAAACATCCAAAATGGCAACCAATTATGGGGCCTTGTCAACACTCATTACCGTCTTTTTCTTTTGGGGTTTTATCGCTTCCGGAAATGGAGTATTTATTCCTTTTTGCAAAGATTATTTTCAATTGGATCAGTTTCAAAGCCAGTTGGTAGATTTTGCATTTTATGGTGCATACTACATTGGTGCATTGTCTTTATTTGTTTACAGCAATTGGAAGCAAAATGATCTTGTTTCTGGCTGGGGATACAAAAAAAGTATTGTATTTGGATTGTTGTTTTCACTTCTGGGTGCTATAGCAATGATCATCAGTGTTGAGTATGGGTCTAAAGAAAATGGCTTTACATTTTTCCTGATTTCATTTTTTATACTTGCCTTGGGATTTTCTTTGCAACAAACTGCAGCAAATCCCTTTGCTATTTCACTGGGCGATCCTTCTACCGGATCACACCGCGTAAATCTTGGCGGCGGAATCAATTCCTTTGGAACGGCCATAGGGCCTATTATTGTTGCACTGGCTCTTTTTGGTGCTACCCATTACGACGACAGTGCTTTACAAAATCTTAGTTTAAACAGTGTTATAGGATTATACATGGGTGTAGGACTCTTGTTTTTAATCGCTGCATTGCTTTTTGCTTTTTCCAAAAAAGTACCAGATGGCAAAGGATTGAGTGGATTTGAGCCTGCTCCAAAAGCAGTATGGTTATTACTTTCAATGACACTTGGTTTTATAGCCTGTTTTGTACCGGTATTTAACAGCTACAAAATCGAATGGAGTGAATCCGAACTGCAGGGCGTAGAGTTCAATAGAATGCTCTGGCTGATTGGAGCATTGTTCATATTAATTGCAGGACTTTGGGCATCCTTTCGATGGTCTCAAAAAAAACATCAGGGCTGGGGTGCGCTGCAATATCCTCAACTCACCCTTGGCATGTTTGCAATATTTGTTTATGTGGGTGTTGAAGTCACTATTCAAAGTAATATGGGGGAACTTTTAAAAAGTCCGGAATTCGGAAATATGCAAACTTCTGCGATCACTCCTTTTATTTCCATGTTTTGGGGGAGTTTAATGATCGGGAGATGGACGGGTGCCATTCCCGTATTTAAACTGGAAGCAAGAACAAAGAAAATCATGATGATCCTTGTACCCATTCTTGCATTTGCTGTTGTACAAATAGTCAACCGGATTGCCGGAAAAGATATGAGCCCTTTAAATGCATATATTTTATGTGTTGCTGTGTTAATCCTCGCTTTTTTTCTGGCTGCAGATAAACCTGCGCTTACCTTAATTTTGTTTAGTAGTCTGGCGATGGTATGTATGCTTATCGGACTGCTGTTCAGCGGTATGATTTCTATTTATGCTTTTCTGAGTGGTGGATTATTTTGCTCGGTGATGTGGCCTTGCATCTTTTCATTATCGATTGCCGGTCTTGGGAAATACGAGAGTCAGGGAGCAGCATTTCTCATTATGATGATTTTAGGTGGCGCGATTATTCCGCCTCTACAGGGCAAATTGGCAGATCTTGAAAGCATAGGCATTCATCAATCCTATTGGCTAACAGTTGTATGTTTTGCATATCTTGCGTTTTTCGGATATATTGTCAAAAATCTTTTGAAAAAACAAGGGATCGATTATGATGGACAAATTGATGCCAGACCTTAA
- a CDS encoding class I SAM-dependent rRNA methyltransferase: MEYKGIVKIKKGREQNLLRKHPWIFSGAIYDKPTNLEDGDLVQLADYTGNIIGFGHFHNGSIAIKILGFGKVNYESSFWLTKLSAAFELRKVLMARIIDTNCFRWVHGEGDGLPGLIIDVYADTLVIQCHSIGMHRQIMEIAEACAICFDNQNINIIDKSKDCLPAAYGRAFENRLISGNSNPVIVKENGLFFEIDPIHGQKTGFFLDQRENRKLLGEYAKGRKILNAFCYTGGFSIYAASNDALEISSIDISQKAIDGCLRNFELNAPNRQLHTEICEDVYDYLKRIPSDHFDMIVLDPPAFAKTLDKRHHAVQAYKRLNHLAMKKIQSGGILFTFSCSQVVGEDLFYNTIVSAGIESGRNIRVVHKLTQAPDHPVNLFHPEGNYLKGLVLFVE; encoded by the coding sequence ATGGAATATAAAGGCATAGTAAAGATTAAAAAGGGACGGGAGCAAAATTTGTTGAGAAAACATCCCTGGATATTTTCCGGAGCCATTTATGACAAACCCACAAACTTGGAAGACGGGGATCTGGTTCAGCTCGCTGATTACACCGGGAACATCATTGGTTTTGGTCATTTTCACAATGGAAGCATTGCGATCAAAATTTTGGGTTTTGGAAAGGTGAATTATGAATCGTCCTTTTGGCTTACAAAATTGAGTGCAGCATTCGAATTGCGTAAAGTTTTGATGGCCAGAATAATTGACACCAATTGCTTTCGATGGGTACATGGTGAAGGTGACGGGCTACCGGGTCTCATTATTGACGTATATGCAGATACCCTGGTGATCCAATGTCACAGCATCGGGATGCACCGGCAAATTATGGAGATTGCAGAGGCCTGCGCTATTTGTTTTGACAATCAAAACATCAATATTATAGATAAAAGCAAAGATTGTCTTCCGGCAGCATATGGCCGTGCTTTTGAAAATCGCCTTATTTCGGGTAATTCAAATCCCGTGATCGTCAAAGAAAATGGTTTGTTTTTTGAAATAGATCCTATCCATGGACAAAAAACGGGTTTCTTTCTGGATCAGCGGGAGAACAGAAAGTTATTAGGCGAATATGCAAAAGGCCGCAAAATATTAAATGCATTTTGTTATACGGGGGGATTTAGTATTTATGCGGCATCCAATGATGCATTGGAAATAAGCTCCATCGATATTAGTCAAAAAGCAATTGACGGCTGTTTGCGGAATTTTGAATTAAATGCTCCGAACAGACAATTGCACACTGAAATTTGTGAAGACGTCTATGATTATTTGAAAAGAATACCATCCGATCATTTTGATATGATCGTATTAGATCCACCAGCTTTCGCAAAAACGCTTGACAAAAGGCATCATGCGGTGCAGGCCTATAAGCGATTGAACCATCTTGCCATGAAAAAAATACAAAGTGGTGGTATCCTATTTACTTTTTCGTGTTCGCAGGTCGTTGGTGAAGACTTATTTTACAATACCATTGTTTCCGCAGGAATAGAATCAGGCAGAAACATCCGCGTTGTACACAAATTGACCCAAGCCCCGGATCATCCGGTCAATTTATTTCATCCTGAAGGCAATTATTTAAAGGGTTTGGTTTTATTTGTGGAATAG
- a CDS encoding SRPBCC family protein has protein sequence MKLLISIFKILFVLAIIYLIAALLGKSSYRVERESVINAPQKLVYNQISIFRNWEKWSPWAEKDPTVKNTYEGPDGEAGAIMNWTGDKDISGTGSIKVEASNPPNGFNYVLNFKVPFEMQSRGGFMLSAASDEKTKIIWHDQGDIAFIFRPMMMFMDMDKQMGPDFERGLFKIDSVCAGIYSEMKKVMLQDTLQKEMPNLQ, from the coding sequence ATGAAACTATTGATCAGCATATTTAAAATATTGTTTGTATTGGCTATCATATATCTCATTGCAGCCTTGCTTGGTAAATCCAGTTACAGAGTTGAAAGAGAATCAGTGATCAATGCTCCGCAAAAACTAGTTTACAATCAAATATCTATTTTCAGGAACTGGGAGAAATGGTCTCCATGGGCCGAAAAAGATCCAACAGTCAAAAACACTTATGAGGGTCCCGATGGAGAAGCGGGAGCAATTATGAATTGGACAGGTGATAAGGATATCAGCGGAACAGGTTCGATAAAAGTCGAAGCAAGCAATCCACCAAATGGTTTCAATTATGTTTTAAATTTTAAAGTTCCCTTCGAAATGCAATCCAGAGGTGGCTTTATGCTGAGCGCAGCTTCAGATGAAAAAACCAAAATAATATGGCACGATCAGGGAGACATCGCATTTATTTTCAGACCTATGATGATGTTTATGGATATGGACAAACAAATGGGGCCTGATTTCGAACGGGGTTTATTTAAAATTGATTCCGTTTGTGCAGGAATTTATTCTGAAATGAAGAAAGTGATGCTACAAGATACCCTACAGAAAGAAATGCCAAATCTTCAATAA